The following are encoded together in the Chromatiaceae bacterium genome:
- a CDS encoding DNA internalization-related competence protein ComEC/Rec2, which yields MSHPERPPGCGPLPDAPPTGWASPLSAALGFALGVCLFFVGPEPPPAWPLGLLAVAVAFLAWHWAPARPLCWLLVGLLWAQFRTCDLLCHPFPAELARADLRLEGRVASLPESKSGGTRFQFRIERAWRGEEELGFRGLVRLTWRGAPPLRVGEARALGVRLKPPHGFANPGGFDYERWLFQQGIVATGYVRDGGDLGLLDTGAGPYWIDRWRQGLSERLLGRVLEGSPAAGLVAALVLGETTEVTPAQWEVLTRTGVNHLVSISGLHVGLVAASLFFLTRWFWSRSPWLVSRLAAPRAGALGGLVAALIYSALAGFAVCTQRSLIMLGVVLVALLWSRTPRPWTGLTFALAAVLLLDPTEALSYGLWLSFGGVAALIYGLGNRLALEGLWRRWGQAQWVATLGFLPLLLLLFSRASVVSPLVNLVAIPLFGLLLPLVLIAAALLLMIGIATPLIWTAALLAWLLDGLTAISAWHWASVGIAARPDWAWVAAFGGALLLLAPRGIPGRWLGLPLLLPLGLLTPPAPPTGEAWLRLLDVGQGLSAVVRTAHHVLVFDTGPAFLGGFNTGEAVVVPYLRDQGLSRINTLVLSHGDQDHVGGFAGLAAQMPIDRILAGEPGDLADPRAEPCLAGQGWNWDGVDFAVLYPAQAGLEGNESSCVLRLATQGASLLVPGDLGQAPERQLARGGGLATTLLVAGHHGSNTSSSREFLAAVAPAWVLYGSGFANRYGFPAARVRERVAAAGARELNTAEAGAIGFALTAAGLEGPELYREAQPRLWSWRPRGER from the coding sequence CGGCCTGGCCCCTGGGGCTGCTGGCGGTGGCGGTGGCCTTTCTGGCCTGGCATTGGGCGCCAGCGCGTCCCCTCTGCTGGTTGCTGGTGGGGCTCCTCTGGGCCCAGTTCCGGACTTGCGACCTGCTGTGTCACCCCTTCCCGGCGGAATTGGCGCGCGCGGATCTGCGCCTGGAGGGTCGGGTGGCCTCGCTGCCGGAATCCAAGTCCGGCGGCACGCGCTTCCAGTTTCGTATCGAGCGTGCCTGGCGGGGTGAGGAGGAACTGGGGTTCAGGGGCCTGGTCCGCCTGACCTGGCGGGGGGCTCCGCCCCTACGGGTGGGGGAGGCTCGCGCCCTGGGGGTGCGGCTCAAGCCCCCCCATGGCTTCGCCAATCCCGGCGGCTTTGATTACGAACGCTGGCTGTTCCAGCAAGGCATCGTCGCCACGGGTTATGTGCGCGATGGCGGTGACCTGGGTCTGCTCGACACCGGCGCGGGTCCCTATTGGATCGACCGCTGGCGTCAGGGCCTGAGTGAGCGGCTGCTGGGGAGGGTGCTGGAGGGCTCGCCGGCGGCGGGGCTGGTGGCGGCCCTGGTGCTGGGGGAGACCACGGAGGTGACACCTGCCCAATGGGAGGTGCTGACCCGCACCGGTGTCAATCACCTGGTCTCCATCTCCGGGCTGCATGTGGGCCTGGTGGCGGCCAGTCTCTTCTTCCTGACCCGCTGGTTCTGGTCGCGCTCGCCCTGGCTGGTCTCCCGACTGGCCGCCCCCCGCGCGGGGGCCCTGGGGGGCCTGGTGGCGGCCCTGATCTACAGCGCCCTGGCGGGCTTCGCGGTCTGCACCCAGCGTTCCCTCATCATGTTGGGGGTGGTGCTGGTGGCTCTCCTCTGGTCCCGCACCCCCCGGCCCTGGACGGGGCTGACCTTCGCCCTGGCCGCCGTCCTGCTGTTGGACCCGACGGAAGCGCTGAGTTATGGGCTCTGGCTGTCCTTCGGTGGCGTGGCGGCCCTCATCTATGGTCTCGGCAACCGGCTGGCCCTGGAAGGCCTCTGGCGGCGCTGGGGCCAGGCGCAGTGGGTGGCGACCCTGGGGTTCCTGCCCCTGTTGCTGTTGCTCTTCAGTCGGGCCTCGGTCGTCTCCCCGCTGGTCAACCTGGTGGCGATCCCCCTCTTTGGCCTGCTGCTGCCGCTGGTGTTGATCGCGGCCGCCCTGCTGTTGATGATCGGGATCGCGACACCCCTTATCTGGACCGCCGCCCTGCTGGCCTGGCTGCTGGATGGCCTGACGGCGATCTCGGCCTGGCACTGGGCCTCGGTGGGCATTGCGGCGCGGCCAGACTGGGCCTGGGTGGCGGCCTTCGGCGGGGCCCTGCTGCTACTGGCGCCCCGCGGGATTCCGGGGCGCTGGCTGGGTCTGCCCCTGCTGCTGCCCCTCGGGCTGCTGACCCCGCCCGCGCCGCCCACCGGGGAGGCCTGGCTGCGGTTACTCGACGTGGGGCAGGGGCTCTCCGCCGTGGTCCGCACCGCCCATCATGTCCTGGTCTTCGATACGGGTCCGGCCTTCCTGGGCGGTTTCAACACGGGCGAGGCCGTCGTGGTGCCCTACCTGCGGGACCAGGGCCTGAGCCGGATCAATACCCTGGTTCTGAGCCATGGGGATCAGGATCATGTCGGCGGCTTCGCGGGCCTGGCCGCTCAGATGCCGATTGACCGCATCCTGGCCGGAGAGCCGGGAGACCTGGCCGATCCCCGGGCGGAGCCCTGTCTCGCAGGCCAGGGCTGGAACTGGGATGGGGTAGACTTCGCGGTGCTCTATCCGGCTCAGGCCGGGCTGGAGGGCAACGAGAGTTCCTGCGTGCTGCGCCTGGCCACCCAAGGCGCCAGCCTGCTGGTGCCGGGCGATCTTGGTCAGGCCCCGGAAAGGCAACTGGCGCGGGGCGGTGGTCTGGCCACGACCCTGCTGGTGGCTGGCCATCACGGCAGCAATACCTCCAGCAGCCGCGAATTCCTGGCGGCCGTGGCACCGGCATGGGTGCTCTATGGCAGCGGCTTCGCCAATCGCTATGGCTTCCCTGCCGCCCGGGTGCGCGAACGGGTGGCTGCCGCCGGCGCCCGGGAGCTGAACACGGCGGAGGCCGGGGCCATCGGTTTCGCCCTGACTGCCGCGGGGCTGGAAGGTCCCGAGCTGTATCGCGAGGCCCAACCGCGTCTCTGGTCCTGGCGGCCACGGGGCGAGAGGTAG